From the Synechococcus sp. KORDI-49 genome, the window AATTCGGCTTGCTGCGGGAGGACATGGTGCTGTTCACCTACCTGCATCTGGCCGCCTATCCCGAGGTGGGTGAAGCGCTGCTGAGCGCCGGTACCACCGGCATCGCCTACGAAACGGTGCAGCTGGAGAACGGCAGCCTGCCGCTGCTGGCGCCGATGAGTGAGATCGCCGGTCGACTGGCCGCCCAGGTGGGAGCCCATCTGCTCGAGCGCCCCCACGGGGGCCGCGGGGTGCTGATGGGGGGCTGCACCGGGGTGCAGCCAGCCCGGGTGGTGGTGCTGGGGGCCGGCACGGTGGGCTGGAATGCGGCCCGACTGGCGGCGGCGATGGACGCCGAGGTGCTGCTGCTGGATCGCTCACCGGTTCGGCTGCGACGGCTGGAGGCGGATCGCCGCGGCCGGCTCACGAGCGTGGTGAGCAGCCGCGGGCTACTGGAGCGCCTGGTGCCGACGGCAGACCTGGTGATCGGGGCCGTGCTCACCCCCGGCGGTCGCGCTCCGACCCTCGTGGATGAAGGGATGGTGGAGCAGATGCGGCCGGGGTCGGTGATTGTGGATGTGGCGATCGACCAGGGGGGCTGCGTCGCCACCAGCCGCGAAACCACCCACACCGATCCGACCGTGAACATCCACGGCGTGCAGCACTACGCCGTCGGCAACATGCCCGGGGCCGTGCCGTTCACCTCCACCGAGGCGCTGGTGAGCGTCACCCTCCCCTACATCCTGGGCATGGCAGGACGCGGCCTTGAGGAAGCGGTCACCGAGAAACCGGAGCTGCTGTCGGGCCTGAACACGGTGCAGGGGGCCGTCTGCCACCCCGGCGTGGCCAGGGCCCTGGGGGTGCCGCCGCGCCACCCGATGGCCTGCCTGCGCTGAAGCAGCACGATATTTACACTAAATCGGAACAATATACTCACGATATCGTGCTACTCAAACGGTTCTTCGAGGGCGCGGATATACAGCCACGCGCCATCGGAGCGACCGTCGCGCCGCTGAAACAGAGAGGTCTCCCGCAGCACACCCCCTTGATGACGCGCCTCGAATCGCACGATGCCCTCCAGATCCTGGGGCCCGCCTGCGCGAACCTCCCGGATCGTCAATCCCAGCCAGCGCAGCTGGCGGCAGCTCCGCTGCAACTCCCGGCGGCGCCTGACCACCCCGAGCCCGGGCTCGGGG encodes:
- the ald gene encoding alanine dehydrogenase, encoding MAASVLTAPMASIGVPKEIKADEQRVALTPDAVRDLASHGLEVRIESGAGAGAGIGDDAYAAAGAQVVDRDQAWSAHLVVKVKEPQPEEFGLLREDMVLFTYLHLAAYPEVGEALLSAGTTGIAYETVQLENGSLPLLAPMSEIAGRLAAQVGAHLLERPHGGRGVLMGGCTGVQPARVVVLGAGTVGWNAARLAAAMDAEVLLLDRSPVRLRRLEADRRGRLTSVVSSRGLLERLVPTADLVIGAVLTPGGRAPTLVDEGMVEQMRPGSVIVDVAIDQGGCVATSRETTHTDPTVNIHGVQHYAVGNMPGAVPFTSTEALVSVTLPYILGMAGRGLEEAVTEKPELLSGLNTVQGAVCHPGVARALGVPPRHPMACLR
- a CDS encoding YchJ family protein, which translates into the protein MPGGFANATASDQQPCPCGGGCYGRCCAPMHRGERQALTAEQLMRSRYSAFVRGEVDYLLATHPEPGLGVVRRRRELQRSCRQLRWLGLTIREVRAGGPQDLEGIVRFEARHQGGVLRETSLFQRRDGRSDGAWLYIRALEEPFE